From Amycolatopsis sp. YIM 10, the proteins below share one genomic window:
- a CDS encoding carboxylesterase/lipase family protein gives MRKRPEIRAADGKLRGAWEEGVAVFRGVPFAEPPVGALRFAAPRPVRAWDGVREAVSYGPPPPQAAAFGMDALAEDAPDDWLTINVFSPEPSQGAGLPVMVWIQGGAYAIGMSSLPEYDGGRLAREGVVLVTFNYRVGVEGFAQLDGAPANRGLLDQVAALVWVRDNIRAFGGDPGRVTVFGQSAGGGSVAALLAMPGASGLFHRAVAQSVPGTFFTPALAADIATACAAELGLRPTVTDLSTVDPPVLSAAADVVTAKIGQWTGSWGQAAHRKIPFAPVVDGEVLPLTPWQALADGAGRDIRLIAGHVRDEQRLFTAIEGMATTARTALEVLAPGPDGARRYREGFPGASEEELYELVNSDWLFRMPSLHLAQAQTAGGGRAHVYELTWNGVLGACHGLDVPLVFGNPDRGQPAMLIGDDLLAEAEALSTRMRAAWTAFATHGDPGWPVYDPARRLVQLFGTRPVVTTYPEEVSRRIWQDHTFAALEPTATPS, from the coding sequence GTGCGGAAGCGGCCCGAGATTCGTGCGGCGGACGGGAAATTGCGCGGCGCCTGGGAGGAGGGCGTCGCGGTGTTCCGCGGCGTCCCGTTCGCCGAGCCGCCGGTTGGCGCGTTGCGGTTCGCCGCGCCGCGGCCGGTGCGGGCCTGGGATGGGGTGCGTGAAGCCGTATCGTACGGTCCGCCGCCTCCGCAGGCCGCCGCGTTCGGCATGGACGCGCTGGCCGAGGACGCACCCGACGACTGGCTGACGATCAACGTCTTCTCTCCGGAACCCAGCCAGGGCGCGGGTTTGCCGGTCATGGTGTGGATCCAGGGCGGCGCTTACGCGATCGGGATGTCCAGTCTGCCCGAGTACGACGGCGGCCGCCTCGCACGCGAAGGCGTCGTGCTGGTGACGTTCAACTACCGCGTGGGTGTCGAGGGGTTCGCGCAGCTCGACGGCGCGCCCGCCAATCGGGGACTGCTCGACCAGGTCGCCGCGCTGGTATGGGTGCGTGACAACATCCGGGCCTTCGGCGGCGATCCCGGCCGGGTCACCGTCTTCGGCCAGTCGGCGGGTGGCGGATCGGTCGCCGCGCTGCTCGCGATGCCGGGTGCGTCCGGGCTCTTCCACCGGGCCGTCGCGCAGAGTGTGCCCGGAACGTTCTTCACCCCGGCGCTCGCCGCCGACATCGCCACCGCGTGCGCGGCCGAGCTGGGGCTGCGGCCCACGGTGACCGACTTGTCCACTGTGGACCCGCCAGTACTGTCCGCCGCCGCTGACGTGGTCACCGCGAAAATCGGTCAGTGGACGGGAAGCTGGGGCCAGGCCGCGCACCGGAAGATCCCGTTCGCGCCGGTGGTCGACGGTGAGGTTCTGCCCCTCACCCCGTGGCAGGCACTGGCCGACGGAGCCGGCCGGGACATCCGCCTGATCGCCGGCCATGTCCGCGACGAGCAACGCCTGTTCACCGCGATCGAAGGCATGGCAACGACTGCGCGGACGGCGCTGGAAGTCCTGGCGCCCGGCCCGGACGGTGCACGCCGCTACCGCGAAGGCTTCCCCGGCGCGAGCGAGGAAGAGCTGTACGAACTGGTCAACTCGGATTGGCTGTTCCGGATGCCTTCACTCCACCTCGCCCAGGCGCAGACCGCGGGCGGCGGCCGGGCCCACGTCTACGAGCTGACCTGGAACGGCGTTCTCGGCGCCTGCCACGGCCTCGACGTGCCATTGGTGTTCGGCAATCCGGACCGCGGCCAGCCCGCGATGCTGATCGGTGACGACCTCTTGGCCGAAGCGGAGGCGCTGTCCACCCGGATGCGCGCCGCGTGGACGGCGTTTGCCACCCACGGCGATCCCGGCTGGCCCGTGTACGACCCGGCAAGGCGACTCGTGCAGCTCTTCGGCACACGACCGGTTGTCACCACGTACCCGGAGGAAGTATCCCGGCGGATCTGGCAGGACCACACCTTCGCCGCGCTCGAGCCGA
- a CDS encoding SRPBCC family protein produces MFATRSQSPRRRIAALVAVPLALLGATAMPAQAAAGRGPASLTCQGRGVDPAAEARHRAEIFIQAPLRTVWGLHTDVEGWTSWQKPAAPMTVERLDHGPLRRGSRFQANIEVPPAKVVITSTVGQRRHGKCVRWTGPADGPGYHIDGVHVWNFVKVRGGVLVRTEETHRGAQADPNSDMGLETWLHDLKTTAEAVPPVSSAQW; encoded by the coding sequence ATGTTCGCTACCCGCTCGCAGAGTCCCCGTCGTCGGATCGCGGCCCTGGTCGCGGTTCCGCTGGCCCTGCTCGGCGCCACCGCGATGCCCGCGCAGGCCGCGGCCGGGCGCGGACCGGCGTCGCTGACCTGCCAGGGCAGAGGCGTCGACCCGGCCGCCGAGGCGCGGCATCGGGCCGAGATCTTCATTCAGGCGCCACTGCGCACCGTGTGGGGTCTGCACACCGATGTCGAAGGCTGGACCTCGTGGCAGAAACCCGCCGCGCCGATGACCGTGGAGCGGCTCGACCACGGTCCGCTGCGCCGGGGTTCCCGGTTCCAGGCGAACATCGAGGTGCCGCCCGCCAAGGTGGTCATCACCTCCACCGTCGGGCAACGCCGGCACGGCAAATGCGTCCGCTGGACCGGCCCCGCCGACGGCCCCGGCTACCACATCGACGGGGTGCACGTGTGGAACTTCGTCAAGGTCCGCGGCGGTGTCCTCGTCCGCACCGAAGAAACCCACCGCGGCGCGCAAGCCGACCCCAACTCCGACATGGGCCTGGAAACTTGGCTCCACGACCTCAAAACCACCGCCGAGGCTGTGCCGCCGGTGTCTTCGGCGCAGTGGTAA